The Actinopolyspora erythraea genome has a segment encoding these proteins:
- a CDS encoding M48 family metalloprotease, protein MTGAKPTARPAVAGLRTPSGTTVHFASLMALTFAIAATIHWVMMPSGPAAWTREVERCQVRSGSYLGRFPESRPEAIQRYDDFAGCLAERVSDRVLWTAFALSVMFALAVLLYRLQPWWRIRRQRLVELRSADDPELTAYLRSLVVEAGLPRAPVFLVDPLNPRAGGLAFGHGRRRYVRLDAGLLTLFRTDPASFRAVVLHELAHVRDRDVPITYFALAVWRSFLITALVPMVVGLLWLSWQDAPFRSSLGISWRTACLVLLVYLFRNALLRIREYHADARVSAWLDSADPRLCLPALPGTVTRWPPVWLRRHPRPASRVAALAEPVTLSRPGFGEYLAAGIVLQLCYVHAAMPLLAAGTPFHVFRSLSGGWGALVTLLVGFAAVRGAAVTAVGPRRTPVGRWLLRSCFGLGTGTLLGERLSLSGLGDPLPGAVALVAIGLLVGQLVLLSWWVHRCSRLLHRTRLARVRVIGWFAIGTAVSLLGWSWLARWSSPTNLDRVPSHLGRVGASIADFGDEAAWTGLDHALLLVTWNPVVMEFAAQNLALCTGLVLLWVVPLLLAHRTRIRFALPVGLLGAAAWLVFDLAVKAAMRDTIPLSERATDAFRAVLTAWEFSGLLLAQFLVGAVVAAVLFRRAGLAHALFAVATTGLTVSGMIWAFARLGACVPPLQAMATRCPGVTSGEYAATVLGIVTVEGTVAAVVGYLFGTTVRRGLRRWSRTRAPRIVRTPVGAGTPKPGRAGRLVAAVVATASVVVLALPNSPFETGEESSAPVAEAERTGSNGTEAASGTAPGRVWLRGGGAGHFRAVSSATVGFAEDISSNAEVREVRGSAVRLSEVVTEAREFPEPPDSRRAELWDEMLAALDDSARRFVDALDTGTLDREALRGVVESFERGVRRFEELLDLWCGEYGDRVLAAC, encoded by the coding sequence GTGACGGGGGCGAAGCCGACCGCGCGGCCTGCCGTGGCGGGCCTGCGGACGCCGAGCGGCACCACGGTCCACTTCGCCTCGCTGATGGCGCTGACCTTCGCGATCGCGGCGACGATCCACTGGGTGATGATGCCTTCCGGCCCCGCCGCCTGGACTCGCGAGGTCGAACGGTGCCAGGTGCGTTCGGGGAGCTACCTGGGGCGGTTCCCCGAGTCGCGGCCCGAGGCAATACAGCGTTACGACGATTTCGCCGGGTGCCTCGCGGAGCGGGTGTCCGATCGTGTCTTGTGGACGGCGTTCGCGCTGTCGGTGATGTTCGCGCTCGCGGTGCTGCTCTACCGGCTGCAACCGTGGTGGCGTATCCGGCGGCAGCGGCTGGTGGAGCTGCGCTCCGCCGATGATCCGGAGCTGACCGCGTACCTGCGAAGTCTCGTCGTCGAGGCGGGACTGCCCCGGGCGCCGGTCTTCCTGGTGGATCCGCTCAACCCGCGTGCGGGAGGACTCGCCTTCGGCCACGGGCGCCGACGCTACGTCCGGCTCGACGCGGGACTGCTGACGTTGTTCCGGACCGATCCCGCGTCGTTCCGGGCCGTGGTGCTGCACGAGCTGGCGCACGTGCGAGACCGGGACGTGCCGATCACCTACTTCGCCCTGGCGGTGTGGCGATCGTTCCTGATCACGGCGCTGGTACCGATGGTGGTGGGCCTGCTGTGGTTGTCCTGGCAGGACGCTCCGTTTCGGAGTTCGCTCGGGATCTCCTGGCGCACAGCCTGTCTGGTGCTGCTGGTCTATCTGTTCCGCAACGCCCTGCTGAGGATCCGGGAGTACCACGCGGACGCGCGGGTGTCGGCCTGGCTGGACTCGGCGGATCCGCGCCTGTGCCTACCCGCGTTGCCGGGCACGGTGACCCGGTGGCCACCGGTTTGGCTGCGCAGGCATCCCAGGCCCGCGAGCCGTGTCGCCGCCCTGGCCGAGCCGGTCACGCTGTCGCGCCCCGGTTTCGGTGAGTACCTCGCGGCGGGCATCGTGCTGCAGCTCTGTTACGTCCACGCCGCCATGCCGCTCCTCGCCGCTGGTACGCCGTTCCACGTTTTCCGGTCGCTGAGCGGTGGTTGGGGAGCGCTCGTAACACTGCTGGTGGGCTTCGCGGCGGTGCGCGGCGCGGCCGTGACAGCAGTCGGACCACGGCGCACTCCCGTGGGGCGCTGGCTGCTTCGGAGCTGTTTCGGATTGGGGACCGGGACTCTGCTGGGGGAGCGACTTTCGCTGTCCGGACTGGGCGACCCGTTGCCCGGAGCCGTGGCGCTCGTGGCGATCGGGTTGCTCGTCGGGCAGCTCGTGCTGTTGTCCTGGTGGGTGCACCGGTGTTCGCGCCTGCTGCATCGCACGCGGCTCGCCCGGGTCCGGGTGATCGGCTGGTTCGCCATCGGTACGGCGGTGTCGTTGCTCGGCTGGTCCTGGTTGGCGCGGTGGTCCTCCCCGACGAACCTGGACCGAGTGCCGTCGCACCTCGGACGAGTCGGTGCTTCGATAGCGGATTTCGGAGACGAGGCGGCGTGGACCGGCCTGGACCACGCGCTGCTCTTGGTGACGTGGAATCCCGTCGTGATGGAGTTCGCCGCCCAGAACCTCGCACTGTGCACGGGCCTGGTGCTGCTGTGGGTGGTTCCGCTGCTGCTGGCGCACCGCACGCGGATCCGGTTCGCGCTGCCGGTCGGGCTGCTCGGTGCCGCGGCGTGGCTGGTCTTCGATCTCGCGGTCAAGGCGGCGATGCGCGACACCATCCCGCTGTCGGAGCGTGCCACCGACGCCTTCCGGGCGGTGCTGACCGCGTGGGAGTTCTCGGGACTCCTGCTCGCGCAGTTCCTCGTCGGTGCTGTCGTCGCCGCCGTGCTGTTCCGGAGAGCGGGGCTCGCCCACGCGTTGTTCGCCGTCGCGACCACGGGGCTGACTGTCAGCGGCATGATATGGGCGTTCGCCCGCCTCGGTGCGTGCGTGCCGCCGCTGCAGGCCATGGCGACCCGATGCCCGGGAGTGACGAGCGGCGAGTACGCCGCGACGGTGCTCGGCATCGTCACGGTGGAGGGAACCGTGGCGGCCGTTGTCGGATACCTGTTCGGCACCACCGTTCGCCGGGGGCTGCGGAGGTGGAGCCGTACCCGCGCCCCGAGGATCGTCCGGACACCGGTCGGTGCGGGGACACCGAAACCCGGTCGCGCGGGGCGACTCGTCGCGGCGGTCGTCGCGACCGCATCGGTCGTCGTGCTGGCCCTGCCGAACAGCCCGTTCGAGACCGGCGAGGAGTCGTCGGCCCCGGTAGCCGAGGCGGAGCGCACCGGATCGAATGGCACCGAGGCGGCGAGCGGCACGGCCCCCGGGCGTGTCTGGCTCCGAGGTGGAGGCGCGGGACACTTCCGGGCGGTGAGCTCGGCGACGGTCGGATTCGCGGAGGACATCAGTTCGAACGCCGAGGTGCGCGAGGTGCGCGGGAGTGCCGTCCGGTTGTCCGAGGTCGTGACCGAGGCCCGCGAGTTTCCCGAGCCCCCCGACAGTCGGCGGGCCGAACTCTGGGACGAGATGCTGGCAGCCCTCGACGACTCGGCGCGGCGGTTCGTCGACGCGCTCGACACCGGCACGCTCGATCGGGAAGCGCTGCGCGGAGTCGTCGAATCGTTCGAACGGGGGGTTCGGCGGTTCGAAGAACTGCTCGACCTCTGGTGCGGCGAGTACGGGGACCGAGTGCTGGCCGCGTGCTGA
- a CDS encoding MerR family transcriptional regulator → MGFPAGSGRGVGEVARLSGVTVRTLHHYDEIGLLSPSGRSAAGYREYSEADLERLRRILAYRELGFGLTDIADILDGGDPTAHLRRQQRLLTERIDRLRTVLATVELELEATTMGTNLSEEDKLELFDGFDPDEHAEEAERRWGGTDPYRESRRRTTSYTREDWQRMADEQRRLHRDFAAALAEGESPASTRAMDLAERHRLLITGWFYECSYGMQRSLAEMYLADERFTATYEREVGTGGARFVHDAILANAERSGA, encoded by the coding sequence ATGGGTTTTCCGGCGGGATCCGGTCGCGGTGTGGGTGAGGTGGCACGGCTCTCCGGGGTCACGGTGCGCACCCTGCACCACTACGACGAGATCGGGCTGCTGTCACCGAGCGGGCGCAGCGCGGCGGGCTACCGCGAGTACTCCGAGGCGGATCTCGAACGGTTGCGGCGGATCCTCGCCTACCGCGAACTCGGGTTCGGCCTCACCGACATCGCCGACATCCTCGACGGCGGTGACCCCACTGCTCACCTGCGGCGCCAGCAGCGGCTGTTGACCGAGCGGATCGACCGGCTGCGGACGGTGCTGGCCACCGTGGAACTGGAACTGGAGGCGACCACGATGGGAACCAACCTCTCCGAGGAGGACAAGCTCGAACTGTTCGACGGGTTCGACCCGGACGAGCACGCCGAGGAGGCCGAGCGGCGCTGGGGCGGCACCGATCCCTACCGGGAGTCGCGGCGCCGGACCACCTCCTACACCAGGGAGGACTGGCAGCGCATGGCCGACGAGCAGCGGCGGCTGCACCGGGACTTCGCCGCGGCGCTGGCCGAGGGCGAGTCCCCGGCGAGCACCCGCGCGATGGACCTGGCCGAACGGCACCGTCTGTTGATCACCGGCTGGTTCTACGAGTGCTCCTACGGGATGCAGCGTTCGTTGGCCGAGATGTATCTGGCCGACGAGCGGTTCACGGCCACCTACGAGCGCGAGGTGGGTACCGGTGGTGCCCGGTTCGTACACGACGCGATCCTGGCCAACGCCGAGCGGTCCGGCGCCTGA